One window of the Sulfitobacter alexandrii genome contains the following:
- a CDS encoding putative bifunctional diguanylate cyclase/phosphodiesterase: MARNAVGRLETWQSRLASVLDGPGWLLVLPALTLGIYVTAGEAGLTAFCLTLPVLYLCLGRRLRSAASDKKKKNVLDRAAFADAVADHLSRARAETRHAVTYVLALDSFEALSDRYGQAAADTVIRRTGERLLAVLRNADAVAQLGDTRFGVCTGPVEHLDLETCIQLAARLQTAIEEPVAVDGINVYVSASIGFCQLSRAPGSGPEDWMRGALIALREAQNRGPSAIRAFSDQMRIAIETRDEIREDVARALEAGEIRPWFQPQISTDTGEITGFEALARWHHPRRGILLPQDFLPAIEGAGLLDRLTEVIMYHTFAALKAWDGAGLNVPQVGVNFTGAELRNPKLNEKVKWELDRFDLSPERLAVEVLETVVAGITDDVIARNLNALGAMGCRIDLDDFGTGHAAITAIRRLSVSRIKIDRSFVMKADRDPEQQRMISAILTMAERLEVETLAEGVETVGEHVLLAQLGCDHVQGYGIGRPMPFDQTIDWVKRHAAKLEDTPRIMDGKRH; this comes from the coding sequence ATGGCGCGCAATGCGGTTGGGCGACTTGAGACCTGGCAATCGCGATTGGCGTCGGTCCTGGACGGGCCGGGTTGGCTGCTGGTCCTGCCCGCGCTGACGCTCGGCATCTATGTCACGGCAGGTGAAGCCGGGCTGACAGCGTTCTGCCTGACGTTGCCGGTCCTGTACCTGTGCCTCGGTCGGCGGTTGCGGTCGGCTGCGTCCGACAAGAAAAAGAAGAACGTCCTCGACCGGGCCGCCTTTGCCGATGCGGTCGCCGATCACCTGTCCCGCGCCCGGGCCGAAACCAGGCATGCCGTCACCTATGTCCTTGCCCTAGACAGTTTCGAGGCGCTGTCGGACCGCTACGGACAGGCGGCCGCCGACACCGTGATCCGCCGCACCGGGGAGCGGCTGCTGGCCGTCTTGCGCAATGCGGACGCGGTGGCGCAATTGGGCGATACCCGTTTCGGGGTCTGTACCGGCCCGGTAGAGCACCTCGACCTCGAAACCTGCATTCAACTCGCCGCGCGATTGCAGACGGCGATCGAGGAACCGGTCGCCGTGGACGGGATCAATGTCTATGTCTCCGCCAGCATCGGATTCTGCCAACTTTCCCGCGCGCCGGGCAGCGGGCCAGAGGACTGGATGCGCGGTGCCCTGATCGCCCTGCGCGAAGCGCAGAACCGGGGACCATCGGCGATCCGCGCCTTTTCCGACCAGATGCGCATCGCGATCGAAACCCGCGACGAAATACGGGAAGACGTCGCACGGGCGCTCGAGGCCGGAGAGATCCGGCCGTGGTTCCAGCCCCAGATCTCCACCGACACGGGCGAGATTACCGGTTTCGAAGCGCTGGCACGCTGGCACCATCCGCGCCGGGGCATCCTGCTGCCGCAGGATTTCCTCCCCGCGATAGAGGGGGCCGGCCTGCTGGACCGGTTGACCGAAGTGATCATGTATCACACCTTTGCCGCGCTCAAGGCCTGGGACGGTGCAGGCCTGAACGTGCCGCAGGTGGGCGTCAATTTCACCGGCGCGGAGCTGCGCAACCCGAAGCTGAACGAAAAGGTGAAATGGGAACTGGACCGTTTCGACCTGTCGCCTGAGCGCCTGGCGGTGGAGGTGCTGGAAACCGTCGTGGCCGGCATCACCGACGACGTCATCGCACGCAACCTGAATGCACTGGGGGCGATGGGGTGCCGCATCGATCTCGACGATTTCGGCACCGGCCATGCCGCGATCACCGCGATCCGGAGGCTGTCGGTCAGCCGGATCAAGATCGACCGATCCTTTGTCATGAAGGCCGATCGCGACCCCGAGCAACAGCGCATGATCAGCGCGATCCTGACCATGGCCGAAAGGCTCGAGGTGGAAACCCTGGCCGAGGGGGTCGAGACCGTGGGCGAACACGTCCTTCTGGCGCAACTGGGCTGCGACCATGTGCAAGGCTACGGCATCGGACGGCCCATGCCGTTCGACCAGACGATCGACTGGGTCAAGCGCCATGCCGCCAAGCTCGAGGACACGCCGCGGATCATGGATGGCAAACGCCACTGA